A section of the Dictyoglomus sp. genome encodes:
- a CDS encoding DUF4388 domain-containing protein — protein sequence MGIRGDLVSLPLWEVLQLLSSGRKTGKFQVEDGERKAEVFFKEGRIVYAKTGLLENMDALLDLALWNKGNFIFFPEEKSSFYTLDIDPFEVLIGAAKYIDLMDYLGEVILLPVKIEDLSLEEEVVCSSFDGLKTVREVAYESSLGKVKTLELVKKLIKEERLLRINEDFSLFWLYIFWRYWLHALKEFPKIAITERNLRREWQNFLNKKEEKVKEIFRDITSQEKVSWHYFYRHLKEFTPDSIEKFSREAINFLFSLGRTRIDMVLDAAKIFEFINFIENNLNHIFLFVGKYENFEEEFFSWFFDGEKTFKQIIDESIFERSRTQSILGKLLRDKKIVSFEEDKKLALIFTFWRFWMEIYNRFKGLNISQKLEESWQDYIENNVQEVKYIFENLVGNLKPYWPYFYKNLGKYTEEEIKGFIKNSANIIRKVGEENLESQVLDNIWKESLNVLRKFPIFESIELLYEREKGKI from the coding sequence ATGGGAATAAGGGGAGACTTAGTAAGTTTACCTCTATGGGAAGTTCTTCAACTTCTTTCCTCAGGAAGGAAAACAGGTAAATTTCAGGTTGAAGATGGAGAGAGAAAGGCTGAAGTATTTTTTAAAGAGGGTAGGATTGTATATGCGAAAACAGGACTTTTAGAAAATATGGATGCTCTATTAGATTTAGCATTATGGAATAAAGGAAATTTTATTTTCTTTCCTGAGGAGAAATCTTCTTTTTATACTTTAGATATTGATCCCTTTGAAGTATTAATAGGTGCCGCAAAATATATTGATCTTATGGATTATCTTGGTGAAGTAATATTATTACCTGTTAAAATTGAGGATTTATCTTTGGAAGAAGAGGTAGTGTGTTCCTCTTTTGATGGTTTAAAAACAGTAAGAGAGGTAGCTTATGAATCTTCATTGGGAAAGGTAAAAACTTTAGAGTTAGTTAAGAAACTAATTAAAGAAGAACGACTTTTAAGAATAAATGAGGATTTTTCATTATTTTGGTTATATATATTTTGGAGGTATTGGCTTCATGCCTTAAAAGAATTTCCTAAAATTGCAATAACTGAAAGAAATCTTAGAAGAGAGTGGCAAAATTTTTTGAATAAAAAAGAGGAAAAAGTAAAAGAAATCTTTAGAGATATAACCTCTCAAGAGAAAGTTTCTTGGCATTATTTTTATAGACATTTAAAAGAATTTACTCCTGATTCTATAGAAAAGTTTTCAAGAGAAGCTATAAATTTCCTCTTTTCTTTAGGCAGGACTAGAATAGATATGGTTCTTGATGCAGCAAAAATTTTTGAGTTTATCAATTTTATAGAAAATAATCTTAATCACATCTTTCTATTTGTTGGAAAATATGAAAATTTTGAAGAAGAGTTTTTTTCATGGTTTTTTGATGGAGAGAAAACTTTTAAACAAATTATTGATGAGTCAATCTTCGAGAGATCAAGAACCCAGAGTATTCTTGGGAAATTGTTAAGAGATAAAAAAATTGTTTCTTTTGAAGAAGACAAAAAGTTAGCTTTAATATTTACTTTTTGGAGATTTTGGATGGAAATTTATAATAGATTTAAGGGATTAAATATAAGTCAGAAATTAGAAGAATCATGGCAAGATTACATTGAAAATAATGTTCAAGAAGTTAAATATATTTTCGAGAATTTAGTGGGAAATTTAAAGCCTTATTGGCCATATTTTTATAAAAATTTAGGAAAGTATACTGAGGAGGAGATAAAAGGATTTATTAAAAATTCCGCAAATATAATTCGCAAAGTAGGAGAAGAAAACTTAGAATCTCAAGTCTTAGACAATATATGGAAGGAATCCTTAAATGTTCTTAGAAAATTTCCAATTTTTGAAAGTATTGAACTATTATATGAAAGAGAAAAAGGAAAGATTTAA
- a CDS encoding ABC transporter permease, protein MSIICKKKIYAFVGFINGLLVSKANLPPFVATLGTMSIARGFCYGLTGGWPVRELPRSFMFWGQYDIPFLGVGIPLPVIIMVLLGIIVSLFLNRTVWGYRIYAVGGNEQAARLSGINTGRIKLLVYTLCGLLTAVGGILMTARLGVAAPTAALGYELDIIASAVIGGTSLTGGEGTILGVLIGAAIMQVLRTGMVLLGFPAYWQPSAIGAIIILAIMFDQYRKKKMGLLR, encoded by the coding sequence ATGTCTATTATTTGCAAAAAGAAGATCTATGCCTTTGTGGGATTTATTAATGGTCTCTTAGTTAGCAAAGCAAATCTTCCTCCTTTTGTGGCGACTTTAGGAACTATGAGTATTGCTCGTGGATTTTGTTATGGGTTAACTGGTGGTTGGCCAGTAAGAGAATTACCTAGAAGTTTTATGTTTTGGGGACAATATGATATACCATTTTTGGGAGTTGGTATTCCTCTTCCTGTGATTATTATGGTACTTCTTGGTATTATAGTTTCTTTATTTTTAAATAGAACGGTTTGGGGATATAGAATATATGCTGTAGGTGGTAACGAACAAGCAGCTCGTCTTTCCGGAATTAATACAGGAAGAATAAAATTATTAGTATATACCCTTTGTGGTTTATTAACAGCAGTAGGAGGAATTCTTATGACTGCAAGACTTGGTGTTGCTGCGCCTACTGCTGCTTTGGGATATGAATTAGATATTATTGCTTCTGCGGTAATTGGGGGAACCTCTCTTACTGGTGGTGAAGGAACCATATTAGGAGTACTCATTGGTGCTGCTATAATGCAGGTCTTAAGAACAGGAATGGTTCTTCTTGGATTTCCTGCCTATTGGCAACCTTCAGCTATAGGAGCTATAATAATTCTAGCTATAATGTTTGATCAATATAGAAAAAAGAAAATGGGTCTTCTCCGTTAA
- the xylB gene encoding xylulokinase: MVNLLIGIDVGTTGSKALLINEEGNVIQSWTEEYPLYTPYPGWSEQDPEDWWQATKKSIQKILSLSAISPKDIKAIGLTGQMHGSVFLDSQGKVLRKAILWNDQRTAKQCEEIIERVGGVKNLLNLTLNLALTGFTAPKILWLRENEPEIYSKVKKVLLPKDYIRYRLTGEYASEVSDASGTLLFDVKNRKWSKEMLSLLDIPEDWMPKVYESPEITGTLLSDVAEELGLVPGIPVVGGGGDQAAQAVGTGIVKSGIVSVTLGTSGVVFAHLDKPEGEKEGRLHTFCHAVPGKWHTMGVMLSAGGSFRWFRDSFGEIEMELSKWTGKDPYEFLTMSAERVPSGAEGLLFLPYLTGERTPYPDPRAKGVFMGISLRHKKPYFVRSVLEGVAFGLKDSLELIKNLGIEIKEIRVSGGGARSPLWRQILADIFNNPIITINVTEGAAYGAALLAGVGVGIYKNVELACETAIKVVSKEEPKKENVELYRELYELYRSLYPLIKDYFGKLSSFVEKYYGNQK; this comes from the coding sequence GTGGTAAATTTGCTAATTGGAATTGATGTGGGAACTACAGGTTCGAAAGCTCTGCTTATTAATGAAGAGGGAAATGTAATTCAATCATGGACAGAAGAGTATCCTCTCTACACTCCTTATCCAGGCTGGTCTGAACAAGATCCAGAAGATTGGTGGCAAGCAACTAAAAAATCTATTCAGAAAATTTTAAGTTTATCCGCTATATCTCCCAAGGATATTAAAGCTATTGGACTGACAGGTCAGATGCATGGATCTGTCTTTTTAGATTCTCAAGGAAAAGTTTTAAGAAAGGCAATACTTTGGAACGATCAAAGGACTGCAAAGCAATGTGAGGAAATTATAGAAAGAGTAGGAGGAGTTAAAAATCTTCTTAATTTAACTCTAAATCTTGCTCTTACAGGTTTTACTGCTCCTAAGATATTATGGCTTCGAGAAAATGAACCTGAGATTTACTCAAAGGTGAAAAAAGTTCTTCTTCCAAAGGACTATATTCGTTATCGTTTAACAGGAGAATATGCTTCGGAAGTTTCCGATGCTTCAGGAACTTTACTTTTTGATGTAAAAAATAGAAAATGGTCTAAGGAAATGCTTTCCTTACTTGATATTCCTGAAGATTGGATGCCAAAAGTTTATGAGTCTCCTGAAATTACGGGAACTCTCTTATCAGATGTGGCGGAGGAATTAGGTTTAGTGCCTGGTATACCCGTAGTTGGGGGAGGAGGAGATCAAGCAGCTCAAGCAGTAGGAACAGGTATTGTAAAAAGTGGTATAGTATCGGTAACCCTGGGAACATCAGGAGTGGTTTTTGCTCATTTAGATAAGCCTGAAGGAGAAAAGGAAGGAAGACTTCATACTTTTTGTCATGCAGTACCAGGAAAATGGCATACTATGGGGGTAATGCTATCAGCAGGGGGATCTTTCCGATGGTTTAGAGATTCCTTTGGAGAAATTGAAATGGAACTTTCAAAGTGGACAGGAAAGGATCCCTATGAATTTTTAACTATGTCTGCAGAAAGGGTACCTTCTGGAGCAGAAGGATTATTATTCCTTCCCTATCTTACAGGAGAAAGAACTCCTTATCCTGACCCAAGAGCAAAGGGGGTTTTTATGGGAATATCTTTAAGACATAAAAAACCCTATTTTGTAAGATCTGTTCTTGAAGGAGTTGCTTTTGGATTGAAGGATTCTTTAGAGTTAATCAAAAATCTGGGTATTGAAATTAAGGAAATTAGAGTTTCTGGAGGAGGAGCAAGAAGTCCTCTTTGGAGGCAGATTTTAGCAGATATTTTTAATAATCCTATAATAACTATTAATGTTACTGAGGGAGCTGCATACGGTGCTGCGCTTCTAGCAGGTGTTGGTGTTGGAATCTATAAAAACGTAGAATTAGCATGTGAAACTGCAATAAAAGTTGTAAGTAAAGAAGAACCTAAAAAAGAAAATGTGGAGCTTTATAGAGAATTGTATGAATTATACAGATCTTTATATCCCTTAATAAAGGATTACTTTGGAAAACTATCAAGTTTTGTAGAGAAATATTATGGAAATCAAAAATGA
- a CDS encoding OFA family MFS transporter: MGNKKRWILIPAGILIYICLGTVYSWSIFRKPLENILNIGAVQSGLPYMTFLALFSLLMAISGRFIDKYSPKTVIAIGGILVGIGWILSGFIRNINFITITYGVLGGGGVGVVYGVPIAVISRWFPDKKGLAMGLTISGFGLSPLITAPLARQLIEIYGPFYTFRIFGLSFLIIILVLGLLFKFPSKDFSVGKKDKNISAIDLDTKAMLKSPKFYGLWSCYVIGTLIGLMIIGITSPVGEELIKLEPKFTAGLVSLFAIFNALGRPLFGWLTDKISPLKSSVLSYTLVIFASVIMLIYPNSLYTYIIAFCLFWLTLGAWLAIAPAATIIFFGQRHYSKNYGIVFTAYGVGALIGVSVSGALRDILGSYFYVFYLLLLLGLLGIFIAIFTLKEKRYI; the protein is encoded by the coding sequence ATGGGAAATAAGAAAAGATGGATTCTTATTCCTGCAGGAATTTTAATTTATATATGTTTAGGAACAGTTTATTCATGGAGTATATTTAGAAAACCTCTTGAGAATATTTTAAACATAGGCGCAGTTCAAAGTGGACTGCCCTATATGACTTTCTTAGCTTTGTTTTCCTTGTTAATGGCTATTTCTGGAAGGTTTATAGATAAGTATTCTCCTAAGACTGTAATTGCAATAGGAGGAATATTGGTAGGTATAGGATGGATTCTTTCTGGGTTTATTCGAAATATTAACTTTATAACTATAACCTATGGGGTTTTAGGAGGAGGCGGTGTAGGAGTAGTTTATGGTGTTCCTATAGCAGTAATTTCTCGATGGTTTCCTGATAAGAAAGGTTTAGCTATGGGACTTACTATTTCAGGATTTGGTTTATCTCCTCTTATTACTGCTCCTTTAGCGCGCCAACTAATAGAAATTTATGGTCCTTTTTATACTTTTAGAATTTTCGGACTTAGTTTTTTAATAATCATATTAGTCTTGGGTCTTCTTTTTAAATTTCCTTCTAAAGATTTTTCTGTAGGAAAAAAAGATAAAAATATTTCTGCTATAGATTTAGATACCAAAGCTATGCTAAAAAGCCCAAAATTTTATGGATTATGGTCATGCTACGTAATAGGAACTTTGATAGGTTTAATGATTATTGGAATAACAAGTCCTGTGGGAGAAGAACTAATAAAATTGGAGCCCAAATTTACTGCAGGGTTAGTTTCCTTATTTGCAATTTTTAATGCTCTAGGGAGACCTTTATTTGGTTGGTTAACAGATAAAATTTCTCCTTTAAAATCCTCAGTTTTATCTTACACATTAGTAATTTTTGCTTCGGTAATCATGTTAATTTATCCTAATAGTCTATACACTTATATAATAGCTTTTTGTCTTTTTTGGTTGACTCTCGGTGCATGGCTTGCTATTGCTCCAGCAGCTACTATAATATTTTTCGGACAAAGACATTATAGTAAAAACTACGGGATTGTTTTTACAGCTTATGGGGTTGGAGCATTAATAGGAGTATCAGTTTCTGGAGCATTAAGAGATATCTTGGGAAGTTATTTCTATGTTTTTTATCTACTCCTTCTTTTAGGATTACTGGGTATATTTATAGCAATTTTTACCTTAAAAGAAAAAAGGTATATTTAA
- the nuoF gene encoding NADH-quinone oxidoreductase subunit NuoF → MPERAHILICAGAACISAGEESFKSALEKELKEAKIYEEVKIIETGCFGTCDLGPVMVIYPEGIFYIRLKPQDARDIVNEHLLKGRVVERLLVREPELKIFLPTINELPFFKNQVRIALRNVGFIDPLNIEEYIAREGYSALGKVLTEMTPEEVIEEVKKSGLRGRGGAGFPTGIKWELGRKAKGDEKYIICNADEGDPGAFMDRSILEGDPHSVIEGMLIGAYAIGAKKGFVYIRAEYPLAIKRLTYALEQAKSYGLLGENILGTNFSFDIEIRIGAGAFVCGEETALIASVEGKRGMPRPRPPFPVNSGLWNKPTVINNVETWANIPEIILKGADWFSSLGTEKSKGTKVFALAGKINMTGLIEVPMGITLREIVYDIGGGIPEGRKFKAVQIGGPAGGCIPAEYLDTPVDYESITSLGAIMGSGGLIVMDEDNCMVDVAKFFLSFTQDESCGKCVPCRVGTKRMLEILDKITKGDGEIRDLEELEDLANVIKNTSLCGLGKGAPNPVLTTLKYFRDEYIAHIKDKKCPAKSCIALIHYEVIREKCRKCSICFKNCPVGAIFKDYDGTYVINQEKCTKCGICFQICPFKVIKKE, encoded by the coding sequence ATGCCAGAAAGAGCACACATATTGATATGTGCAGGAGCAGCATGTATATCTGCAGGAGAAGAAAGTTTTAAATCTGCTTTAGAAAAAGAACTTAAAGAAGCTAAGATTTACGAAGAAGTTAAAATAATTGAAACAGGATGCTTTGGAACTTGTGATTTAGGACCTGTTATGGTCATATATCCTGAAGGTATATTCTATATTCGCTTAAAACCTCAGGATGCAAGAGATATTGTAAACGAACATTTACTAAAAGGAAGAGTTGTGGAGAGGCTTTTAGTAAGGGAACCAGAGTTAAAGATATTTCTTCCTACTATTAATGAACTTCCCTTCTTTAAAAATCAAGTTAGAATTGCTTTAAGAAATGTAGGTTTTATAGATCCTCTTAATATTGAAGAATACATAGCAAGAGAAGGATATTCTGCGTTGGGAAAGGTACTTACAGAGATGACCCCTGAAGAAGTGATTGAAGAGGTTAAAAAATCAGGACTTCGAGGCAGAGGAGGAGCTGGTTTTCCTACAGGTATCAAGTGGGAGCTAGGTAGAAAAGCAAAAGGAGATGAAAAATATATTATCTGTAATGCAGATGAAGGAGATCCTGGAGCTTTTATGGACAGAAGTATTTTAGAAGGTGATCCTCATTCAGTTATAGAGGGAATGCTTATTGGAGCCTACGCTATAGGAGCAAAAAAGGGTTTTGTGTACATAAGAGCTGAATATCCCCTTGCTATTAAAAGACTAACTTATGCTTTAGAACAGGCAAAAAGCTATGGCCTTTTAGGAGAAAATATTTTAGGAACGAATTTTTCTTTTGATATTGAAATTAGAATTGGTGCTGGAGCTTTCGTTTGTGGTGAAGAAACAGCTCTTATTGCGTCAGTAGAGGGAAAGAGAGGAATGCCAAGGCCAAGACCTCCTTTTCCTGTAAATTCTGGACTATGGAATAAACCTACTGTAATTAACAATGTAGAGACTTGGGCAAATATTCCTGAAATTATCTTAAAAGGAGCAGATTGGTTTTCTTCCCTTGGAACAGAAAAAAGTAAAGGGACAAAAGTTTTTGCTTTAGCTGGGAAGATTAATATGACAGGGCTAATTGAAGTTCCCATGGGAATTACTCTAAGAGAGATAGTTTATGATATAGGTGGAGGAATTCCTGAGGGAAGGAAATTCAAGGCTGTTCAAATAGGAGGACCTGCTGGTGGATGCATACCGGCGGAGTATTTAGATACACCAGTAGATTATGAATCTATCACATCTCTTGGTGCAATTATGGGGTCTGGAGGTTTAATTGTAATGGATGAAGATAACTGCATGGTAGATGTGGCTAAATTCTTTCTATCCTTTACTCAAGATGAATCATGTGGAAAGTGTGTACCATGTAGGGTTGGAACGAAAAGAATGCTGGAAATTTTAGATAAGATAACTAAAGGAGATGGGGAAATAAGAGATTTAGAAGAACTTGAGGATCTTGCAAATGTAATTAAAAATACCTCTCTTTGTGGTCTTGGAAAAGGAGCTCCAAATCCTGTTTTAACTACCTTAAAATATTTTAGAGATGAATATATTGCTCATATAAAAGACAAAAAATGTCCAGCTAAATCATGTATTGCATTAATACATTATGAAGTAATAAGAGAAAAGTGTAGAAAATGCTCTATATGCTTTAAAAATTGTCCCGTAGGAGCTATATTTAAAGATTATGATGGAACTTATGTAATTAACCAAGAAAAGTGTACTAAGTGTGGAATATGTTTCCAAATATGTCCTTTTAAAGTAATTAAAAAGGAGTAA
- a CDS encoding (2Fe-2S) ferredoxin domain-containing protein produces the protein MKKLTIEELKKIREKAQTEIQARSPEGKDRIVVHMGTCGIAAGARETLLAILDEIEKRNLQNVIVTQAGCIGLCEYEPIISVQKVGTPKVLYKYVTPEKARRIIAQHVINGQIVTEDVLSTE, from the coding sequence ATGAAAAAATTAACCATAGAGGAATTAAAAAAAATTAGAGAAAAAGCTCAGACTGAAATTCAGGCTCGATCTCCAGAAGGTAAAGATAGAATTGTAGTTCATATGGGAACATGTGGAATTGCAGCAGGAGCAAGGGAGACTCTTCTTGCTATTCTTGATGAAATTGAAAAGAGGAATCTTCAAAATGTGATAGTAACTCAAGCAGGATGTATAGGTCTATGTGAATATGAACCTATAATCTCAGTGCAAAAGGTAGGTACTCCCAAAGTTCTTTATAAATATGTTACTCCTGAGAAGGCAAGAAGAATTATTGCACAACATGTTATTAATGGGCAAATAGTTACAGAGGATGTTTTATCTACTGAGTAA
- a CDS encoding ATP-binding protein — MKEISLHILDLVENSISAGAKNILVEIMKDSKFLRIRIKDDGKGIPEEILKEIKNPFTTTRKTRRVGLGISLFNEIVGSCGGNLEIKSKLGEGTELVAILPASHLDLPPMGNISGTIYALVATCPDIDFFFKISFDDKNFEFSTKDLKAELGEIPINHPQALSFLRLYLEKNLGGIGI; from the coding sequence ATGAAGGAAATCTCTCTTCATATTCTAGATCTAGTAGAAAATTCTATTTCTGCAGGAGCAAAAAATATATTAGTGGAAATAATGAAAGATAGTAAATTTTTGAGAATAAGAATAAAAGATGATGGAAAAGGTATTCCTGAAGAAATACTGAAAGAGATAAAAAATCCCTTTACAACTACAAGAAAAACGCGGAGAGTGGGTCTAGGAATTTCTCTTTTTAATGAGATAGTTGGTAGTTGTGGAGGAAATCTAGAAATTAAGTCAAAATTAGGAGAAGGAACAGAACTAGTTGCAATATTGCCTGCTTCTCATTTGGATCTTCCACCAATGGGAAATATTTCTGGTACAATATATGCTCTTGTAGCTACTTGTCCTGATATTGACTTTTTCTTTAAAATTTCTTTTGATGATAAAAATTTTGAGTTTTCAACGAAAGATTTAAAAGCTGAGCTTGGTGAGATTCCAATAAATCATCCTCAAGCTCTTTCTTTTTTACGTCTATATCTTGAGAAAAACTTAGGAGGTATAGGAATATGA
- the nuoE gene encoding NADH-quinone oxidoreductase subunit NuoE, giving the protein MAVKLKVSEYAKTEIDKILEKFSGVPGSLIMILHAIQEKFGFLPKEVLEILSEKLKIPLSEIYGIATFYSYFRLEPQGKHVVRLCMGTACYVKGAADLLTALEQMGLKEGKVSEDGYYSLDLVRCIGACSMAPALMIDEEVYGKLTPNKVKKLLEDFKKENP; this is encoded by the coding sequence ATGGCAGTGAAGCTAAAAGTATCAGAATATGCGAAGACTGAGATAGATAAGATATTAGAGAAATTTTCGGGAGTTCCGGGTTCTCTAATTATGATCCTTCATGCAATTCAAGAAAAATTTGGTTTTCTCCCAAAGGAAGTTCTAGAAATACTTTCTGAGAAGTTAAAAATACCTTTAAGCGAAATATATGGAATTGCAACCTTTTATTCTTATTTCAGATTAGAACCTCAAGGAAAGCATGTAGTAAGACTTTGTATGGGAACTGCATGTTATGTTAAGGGAGCAGCAGATCTTCTTACTGCCTTAGAACAGATGGGATTAAAGGAGGGAAAGGTTTCCGAGGATGGATATTATTCTTTAGACTTGGTAAGATGTATTGGGGCTTGTAGTATGGCACCTGCACTGATGATAGATGAAGAGGTTTATGGAAAGTTAACTCCTAATAAAGTTAAGAAGCTTTTGGAGGATTTTAAAAAGGAAAATCCATGA
- a CDS encoding PHP domain-containing protein: MLKCYGIDLHIHTVLSPCGDWSMTPRAIIERAKMRKINIIAITDHHIVENYPAVKYWGDKMGVFTLPGIEIQSREEAHIVGIFKDYLYALEFQRELWNYLPNLKNNENLFGVQVVVNEKDEVERIEERLLSISVALSIEEILKMIEKMEGISILAHIDKPIYSVVSTLGFIPESLRYDIIEFSKKVNPTKFFEKYPHLEKKPYIISSDAHYIDDIMEPKSYLILDDFTWDNFLRAFKEKNIKNKVEV, from the coding sequence TTGTTAAAATGCTATGGAATAGATTTACATATTCATACTGTTTTGTCCCCCTGTGGAGATTGGAGTATGACTCCAAGAGCAATAATAGAAAGGGCAAAAATGAGAAAAATTAATATTATAGCTATTACTGATCATCATATCGTAGAAAACTATCCTGCTGTTAAATATTGGGGAGATAAAATGGGAGTTTTCACTTTACCTGGAATTGAAATTCAATCGAGAGAGGAAGCGCATATTGTTGGAATTTTTAAAGATTATTTGTATGCCTTAGAATTTCAAAGAGAGTTATGGAATTATCTTCCTAATTTAAAGAATAACGAGAATTTATTCGGGGTTCAGGTGGTAGTGAATGAAAAAGATGAAGTAGAAAGAATAGAAGAAAGGCTATTATCAATTTCTGTGGCCTTATCTATAGAAGAGATTCTTAAAATGATAGAAAAAATGGAGGGAATAAGCATTCTTGCTCATATTGATAAACCTATATATAGTGTGGTTTCAACTTTAGGTTTTATTCCCGAATCTTTGAGATATGATATAATAGAGTTTTCAAAAAAGGTAAATCCAACAAAATTTTTTGAAAAATATCCTCATTTAGAAAAAAAACCATATATAATATCTTCTGATGCCCATTATATTGATGATATAATGGAACCTAAAAGTTATTTAATTTTGGACGATTTTACATGGGATAATTTTTTAAGGGCTTTTAAAGAAAAAAATATAAAGAACAAAGTGGAGGTATAA
- a CDS encoding serine kinase: MKSREIAEILNFQVISSPNEDAEIKYGISCDLLSFVMAHALEDSIWLTIQTHLNTIAVAVLTGIRSIVFVSGQKPSEETIKKAIEEKINLYSTEKSAFDVAGELYKLGIKGEEKKI, translated from the coding sequence ATGAAGAGTAGAGAGATAGCTGAAATTTTAAATTTTCAAGTAATTTCTTCTCCTAATGAAGATGCGGAGATAAAATATGGAATTTCTTGCGATCTTCTATCATTTGTTATGGCTCATGCCCTTGAAGATTCTATATGGCTAACTATTCAAACTCATTTAAACACAATTGCTGTTGCAGTTCTTACTGGTATAAGAAGTATAGTTTTCGTTTCAGGTCAAAAACCTAGTGAAGAAACTATAAAAAAAGCAATAGAAGAAAAAATTAATTTATATTCTACAGAAAAATCTGCTTTTGATGTTGCTGGAGAACTATATAAATTGGGAATAAAGGGAGAAGAGAAAAAGATCTGA
- a CDS encoding 4Fe-4S dicluster domain-containing protein — MNNNKFIHSVVINLQKCKGCIHCIRYCPTEAMRVRDGKALILPYRCIDCGECIRVCPHHAPFTFTQTLESITSIENLVVIIPPEFYAQFSSKYSLEQIQRALQKTFLAEEVWDTTFAIYFLHQALKQYIFSTENLPLISTYCPAIVELVQVRFPTLIPHLSPFRFSYEIMGDIIKKIWKKKYQNKEPNLVYIAPCAAEVSAIKDPIDSRPSNFNHVLGIDNVFLSVKRNLGEEGPLISPIYSPGILWAILGGESSFLSEEEAISVGGIDEVVRVLEDLERNRFRDIKFLELRACKEGCVGGVLNPENKYLAEKRIFYWNKKLKEDKDFVKEINNLINISDILLNHAILPRPIWKLDEDMSKALKKMEEMRKIVKLLPGLDCGSCGSPTCASLAEDIVRENAEIYDCIFILKEKLRTMAREMEEISRRSISITPKRKEEDNEE, encoded by the coding sequence ATGAATAATAATAAATTTATTCATTCTGTAGTAATAAATCTTCAGAAATGCAAAGGATGTATACATTGTATCCGTTATTGTCCTACTGAAGCTATGAGGGTAAGAGATGGAAAGGCATTAATTCTTCCTTATCGCTGTATTGATTGTGGTGAGTGTATTAGAGTTTGTCCTCATCATGCTCCCTTTACTTTTACTCAAACCTTGGAAAGTATCACTTCTATAGAAAATTTGGTGGTTATAATTCCACCTGAATTTTATGCTCAATTTTCTTCAAAGTACTCTTTAGAGCAGATTCAAAGAGCTTTACAGAAAACTTTCTTAGCAGAGGAAGTATGGGATACTACCTTTGCAATATATTTTCTACATCAAGCCTTAAAACAATATATTTTTTCCACAGAAAATCTTCCTTTAATATCTACTTATTGTCCTGCTATAGTAGAATTAGTCCAAGTGCGATTTCCTACCTTGATTCCTCATCTTTCTCCTTTTAGATTCTCTTATGAAATTATGGGAGACATTATTAAAAAAATTTGGAAGAAAAAATATCAAAATAAAGAACCAAATCTTGTATATATAGCTCCTTGTGCTGCAGAGGTTTCTGCTATTAAAGATCCTATTGATTCAAGACCATCCAATTTCAATCATGTTCTAGGTATAGACAATGTATTTCTTTCAGTGAAAAGGAATCTTGGAGAAGAAGGTCCTTTGATCTCTCCTATTTATTCTCCAGGAATACTTTGGGCGATACTAGGTGGAGAGAGCTCTTTCCTTTCTGAGGAAGAAGCAATTTCAGTAGGAGGAATAGATGAAGTAGTAAGAGTATTGGAAGATTTAGAGAGAAATAGATTTCGAGATATTAAGTTTCTTGAATTAAGAGCTTGTAAAGAGGGATGTGTAGGGGGTGTATTAAATCCTGAGAATAAGTACTTAGCAGAAAAGAGAATTTTTTATTGGAATAAAAAACTTAAAGAAGATAAAGATTTTGTTAAAGAAATTAATAATTTAATAAATATTTCTGATATTCTTTTAAATCATGCCATTCTTCCAAGACCTATATGGAAATTAGATGAGGATATGAGTAAAGCCTTAAAGAAGATGGAAGAAATGAGAAAAATTGTTAAATTACTTCCAGGATTGGATTGTGGGTCTTGCGGTTCTCCTACCTGTGCATCTTTGGCAGAGGATATAGTAAGAGAAAATGCAGAAATTTATGATTGTATATTTATCTTGAAAGAAAAGTTAAGAACAATGGCACGAGAAATGGAGGAAATTTCAAGGAGATCAATTTCAATTACTCCAAAGAGAAAGGAAGAAGATAATGAAGAGTAG